One window of the Leptotrichia massiliensis genome contains the following:
- a CDS encoding tetratricopeptide repeat protein — protein MKKIFLILILIFTFSCNVSKEEKDKRVLLNEVKKINKNRNPTKEQINILLEKSKELYQNGDEKTAKQVWENLEEYTSEATLYLADYYDNNKDEINYEKYLLKAAEKENETAMFNLGGLYQKRGNTEKMLKWYTKVIEKDGKNSAIVMTNLGNYYDLEGQKDKMLEWYKKAAEKGSMEAMNNLGVYYSENNQEKKMLFWYKKALEKDENIRTLNNLASHYFKKGNLKEAEKWYKRSADKGSIEAMNDLGVIYDSQKRYELAIKMFLKAAENGDEDAVLNIGLMYEDRDMYNEAKEWYKKFAELGNQKALKKYNELKDKY, from the coding sequence GTGAAAAAGATATTTTTAATTTTAATATTAATTTTTACTTTTTCATGTAATGTATCTAAAGAAGAAAAAGATAAAAGAGTATTACTAAATGAAGTAAAAAAAATAAATAAAAACAGAAATCCTACAAAAGAACAAATAAATATATTATTGGAAAAAAGTAAAGAACTGTATCAGAATGGAGATGAAAAAACAGCAAAACAAGTATGGGAGAATCTTGAGGAATATACATCAGAAGCTACTTTGTATTTAGCAGATTATTATGATAATAATAAAGATGAAATAAATTATGAAAAATATTTATTAAAAGCGGCAGAAAAAGAAAATGAAACGGCGATGTTTAATTTAGGAGGACTATATCAAAAAAGAGGAAATACTGAAAAAATGCTAAAGTGGTATACCAAAGTAATAGAAAAAGATGGAAAAAATTCAGCTATAGTAATGACTAATTTGGGAAATTATTATGACTTAGAGGGACAAAAAGACAAGATGTTAGAATGGTATAAAAAAGCAGCAGAAAAGGGTTCTATGGAAGCAATGAATAATTTAGGAGTATATTATAGTGAAAATAATCAGGAAAAAAAAATGTTATTTTGGTATAAAAAAGCATTGGAAAAAGATGAAAATATAAGAACTCTTAATAATTTGGCAAGTCATTATTTTAAAAAGGGAAATTTGAAAGAAGCTGAAAAATGGTATAAAAGATCTGCAGATAAAGGTTCGATAGAAGCAATGAATGATTTAGGTGTTATATATGATTCTCAAAAAAGATATGAATTAGCAATAAAAATGTTTTTAAAAGCAGCTGAAAATGGGGATGAAGATGCAGTATTAAATATAGGCTTAATGTACGAAGATAGAGATATGTATAACGAAGCAAAAGAATGGTATAAAAAATTTGCTGAATTAGGAAATCAAAAAGCATTAAAAAAGTATAATGAATTAAAAGATAAGTATTAG
- a CDS encoding polymorphic toxin-type HINT domain-containing protein, protein MSKETKFEDAYVASESYCGCKQGEFLQPVTATHANNVYMQGIVPLTKDDNVIGKNIPNFGKCKLHGKCQLANGQRINWEKVTPDVRIKKSNALNGKSCFKCPYSPSEEINFYDHQQNKLEDGHVTSNGEAKANTVENKSNLEKAGDYLGKSLKQVVLGEFTDDVTIVGTIAEVALGFTGLDFAMDIRDFIACAGKGDWLGMGLSAIGLIPVVGGAVKAVSRGAEGIADGLKSVKKSLKPAQMALDIKDGVKATGKMLKNAGKGLIRNGKNLIEFVAHKGVRELADNILKAGQKIIRKGKSTWGELTKQLCNLKSIFGFVGCFSGETLVKTENGYRKIEDVKRGEKVYSYNILTGEQELKEVLELKRVYERGETVKLRFEKGIELESTLSHNFMTTEGKWKKAEELEIGESFYSEKYGIIKLKEKELLENASPKIMYDLEVEDNHNYLITEEDILVHNGNCPAIAKQVENAIEEAKKLGKKHIKVKLKGYPNSRKVENKLRKKLKKNPKFKGWIEHKGAIFKKAIEEVEVDGIKVEVEYFKVGFGKNAIKDSAIKFNKLTNNYDKHFSEASDMLLKKLKRTKSGELIDKLGKNAKRVNTTIVAENGIVYTWHHDLGKKSLVLVEQSAHKRAKHMGAGSMMKFLGNFFKK, encoded by the coding sequence ATGTCAAAGGAAACAAAATTTGAAGATGCATACGTCGCCTCAGAATCCTACTGTGGATGTAAGCAAGGGGAATTTCTTCAGCCAGTAACAGCAACCCATGCAAATAATGTTTATATGCAGGGAATTGTACCACTTACAAAGGATGATAACGTAATAGGTAAGAACATTCCTAATTTTGGAAAATGTAAACTGCATGGAAAATGTCAGCTAGCAAATGGACAGAGGATAAACTGGGAAAAAGTTACACCTGATGTAAGGATAAAGAAAAGCAATGCATTAAATGGGAAAAGTTGCTTTAAATGTCCGTATTCACCGTCAGAAGAAATAAACTTTTATGATCATCAGCAAAATAAACTCGAAGATGGACATGTAACAAGTAATGGCGAAGCAAAAGCAAATACTGTTGAAAACAAGAGTAATCTTGAAAAGGCAGGAGATTATCTTGGAAAGAGTTTGAAGCAGGTTGTATTAGGAGAATTTACTGATGATGTAACAATAGTGGGAACAATTGCAGAAGTAGCATTAGGGTTTACAGGATTAGATTTTGCAATGGATATAAGAGATTTTATAGCTTGTGCTGGGAAAGGTGACTGGCTAGGAATGGGTCTTTCAGCAATTGGACTTATACCAGTAGTTGGTGGAGCGGTAAAAGCCGTAAGCAGAGGAGCTGAAGGAATAGCGGATGGTTTAAAATCAGTAAAAAAAAGTTTAAAACCAGCTCAAATGGCATTAGATATAAAAGATGGCGTAAAAGCAACAGGAAAAATGTTGAAAAATGCAGGAAAGGGACTGATAAGGAACGGAAAAAACCTTATTGAATTTGTGGCTCATAAGGGAGTAAGAGAACTGGCAGATAATATATTGAAGGCTGGGCAGAAAATAATAAGGAAAGGGAAAAGTACCTGGGGAGAATTAACGAAACAGTTGTGTAATCTAAAAAGCATATTTGGATTTGTAGGGTGTTTTTCAGGAGAAACATTAGTCAAGACAGAAAATGGATACAGGAAAATAGAGGATGTAAAGAGGGGAGAAAAGGTATATTCGTATAACATACTGACAGGAGAGCAGGAACTGAAAGAGGTTCTGGAACTGAAACGTGTGTACGAAAGAGGTGAAACAGTAAAATTAAGGTTTGAAAAAGGAATAGAGCTAGAAAGCACACTAAGCCATAATTTTATGACAACTGAAGGCAAGTGGAAAAAAGCTGAGGAACTGGAGATAGGCGAAAGTTTCTATTCAGAAAAGTATGGAATAATAAAACTGAAGGAAAAGGAACTATTAGAAAATGCCAGTCCGAAAATAATGTATGACTTGGAAGTGGAGGATAACCATAACTATCTGATAACAGAAGAAGATATACTGGTTCATAATGGAAACTGTCCTGCAATTGCCAAACAAGTAGAAAATGCTATAGAAGAAGCAAAAAAGTTAGGGAAAAAACATATAAAAGTAAAATTGAAAGGGTATCCGAATTCAAGAAAAGTAGAAAATAAATTAAGAAAGAAATTGAAAAAAAATCCTAAATTTAAAGGATGGATAGAGCATAAGGGAGCAATATTCAAAAAAGCAATTGAGGAAGTAGAAGTTGATGGAATAAAAGTCGAGGTAGAGTACTTTAAAGTAGGATTTGGAAAAAATGCAATAAAGGACAGTGCAATAAAGTTCAATAAATTAACAAATAATTATGATAAACATTTTTCTGAAGCAAGTGATATGTTATTAAAAAAATTAAAGAGAACAAAATCAGGAGAATTGATTGATAAACTAGGAAAAAATGCTAAACGGGTCAATACAACAATAGTTGCAGAAAATGGGATAGTGTATACTTGGCATCATGATTTAGGAAAAAAATCATTAGTTTTAGTAGAACAATCTGCACATA